A region of Planococcus sp. MSAK28401 DNA encodes the following proteins:
- the veg gene encoding biofilm formation stimulator Veg produces the protein MPKTLAEIKKSLDLHLGKRLLLKANGGRKKTVERAGILRETYHSVFVIELDQDEHAFERVSYSYADILTEAVEITVFEGTEDALVVK, from the coding sequence ATGCCCAAAACTTTGGCGGAGATTAAAAAGTCATTAGACCTGCATTTAGGGAAAAGGTTGCTGTTAAAAGCAAACGGAGGTCGCAAAAAGACGGTAGAACGTGCCGGAATTCTGCGTGAAACCTATCACTCCGTGTTCGTGATTGAATTGGATCAAGATGAACATGCATTTGAACGTGTATCTTATAGCTACGCGGACATCTTAACTGAAGCGGTGGAAATCACTGTCTTTGAAGGAACAGAAGACGCACTTGTCGTTAAATAA
- the pth gene encoding aminoacyl-tRNA hydrolase produces the protein MKMIIGLGNPGKPYEETRHNIGFHVIDRLASEWNAPLTQSKFKGMYSVVHRPEGKVMLVKPLTYMNLSGECIGPLMDYYNVDMEDIVAIYDDLDLPAGQLRLRQKGSAGGHNGIKSLIQHLGTQQFNRMRIGISRPPAGMKVPDYVLAKFSAEEKPLMQEAVKKSADACNYWLSKPFNEVMNEYNG, from the coding sequence ATGAAAATGATCATCGGCCTGGGGAATCCAGGAAAACCATATGAAGAAACCCGCCATAATATTGGCTTCCATGTAATCGACCGGTTGGCAAGCGAGTGGAACGCCCCGCTTACGCAGTCCAAATTCAAGGGGATGTATTCCGTTGTCCACCGCCCAGAAGGCAAGGTGATGCTCGTCAAGCCGCTGACCTATATGAATTTATCCGGCGAATGCATCGGTCCGTTGATGGATTATTACAACGTCGATATGGAAGACATTGTCGCCATCTACGACGATCTGGATTTGCCGGCAGGCCAGCTCCGCTTGCGCCAAAAGGGGAGTGCCGGTGGCCACAACGGCATCAAATCGCTCATCCAGCATCTCGGCACCCAACAGTTCAACCGCATGCGCATCGGCATCAGCCGCCCGCCTGCAGGGATGAAAGTGCCGGATTATGTACTCGCTAAGTTCAGTGCTGAAGAAAAGCCATTGATGCAAGAGGCGGTCAAAAAAAGTGCGGATGCGTGCAATTACTGGCTGTCGAAACCATTTAATGAAGTCATGAACGAATACAACGGTTAA
- the rsmA gene encoding 16S rRNA (adenine(1518)-N(6)/adenine(1519)-N(6))-dimethyltransferase RsmA, translated as MTKDIATPIRTQEIMAKHGLTFKKSLGQNFLIDPNILRKIVSQAGLTKASAAIEIGPGIGALTEHLARDAGKVLAFEIDQRLLPVLADTLSPYDNVQVIHSDILKADVERAIQEELAGFDDIMVVANLPYYVTTPIILKLLLEKLPIRGMVVMLQKEVAERITAKPGTKAYGSLSIAIQYYTEADYAMTVPKSVFMPQPNVDSAVIRMIKRPEPIVNVIDEDFFFLVTRGSFVQRRKTILNNLQSAMPNGKAKKDLILQALEEAGIDPTRRGETLSIKEFGLLSDKLYPHFRETVKP; from the coding sequence ATGACCAAAGATATAGCAACACCGATCCGTACGCAAGAGATCATGGCCAAACACGGCCTGACGTTCAAGAAAAGCCTCGGCCAGAACTTTTTGATCGACCCGAATATTTTACGCAAAATCGTCTCCCAGGCAGGCCTTACAAAAGCTTCGGCCGCCATTGAAATCGGCCCCGGTATCGGTGCATTAACCGAGCATTTGGCGAGAGACGCCGGAAAAGTATTGGCGTTTGAAATCGACCAGCGGCTATTGCCGGTATTAGCGGACACCTTGTCGCCTTACGACAACGTCCAAGTGATCCATTCCGATATTTTGAAAGCGGACGTCGAAAGAGCGATACAAGAAGAACTGGCCGGCTTTGACGACATCATGGTCGTCGCCAACTTGCCTTACTACGTGACGACACCGATTATCCTGAAATTATTGCTTGAGAAGCTGCCGATCCGCGGCATGGTCGTCATGCTGCAAAAAGAAGTAGCGGAGCGCATCACGGCAAAACCCGGCACGAAAGCATATGGTTCCCTGTCGATCGCGATCCAGTATTATACGGAAGCTGACTATGCCATGACCGTGCCGAAGTCAGTGTTCATGCCGCAGCCGAATGTCGACTCCGCAGTCATCCGCATGATCAAACGTCCGGAACCGATCGTCAATGTTATCGACGAAGACTTTTTCTTTTTGGTGACACGCGGGTCATTCGTCCAGCGCCGTAAGACGATTCTCAACAATCTGCAAAGCGCCATGCCGAACGGGAAAGCGAAAAAGGACCTCATTTTGCAGGCGCTTGAAGAAGCCGGCATCGATCCGACGCGGCGCGGTGAAACGCTCAGCATCAAGGAATTTGGCCTGCTTTCTGATAAATTATATCCGCATTTCCGTGAAACCGTAAAACCGTAA
- a CDS encoding ribose-phosphate diphosphokinase encodes MGIQNTNSKLKIFSLNSNKELAEQIAEQVGLPLGKSSVTHFSDGEIQINIEESIRGCDVFIVQSTSQPVNENLMELLIMIDAVKRASARTVNVVIPYYGYARQDRKARSREPITAKLVANLLETAGATRVVVLDLHAPQIQGFFDILIDHLVAVPLLSDHFLNDPNIDLENAIIVSPDHGGVTRARKMADRLKAPIAIIDKRRPRPNVAEVMNIVGNVEGKTAIIIDDIIDTAGTISIAASALIESGAKEVYACCTHPVLSGPAVQRIQDSVIKELVVTNSIALADEKKIDKIKQLTVAPLLAETIIRVHEQKSVSTLFD; translated from the coding sequence ATGGGCATTCAAAATACTAACTCGAAGTTGAAAATCTTTTCGTTGAACTCGAACAAAGAACTGGCTGAGCAAATTGCTGAGCAAGTGGGCTTGCCGCTTGGCAAAAGCTCGGTCACACATTTTAGCGACGGAGAAATCCAGATTAACATCGAAGAAAGCATCCGTGGCTGCGACGTGTTTATCGTCCAATCAACTTCACAGCCAGTCAACGAAAACTTGATGGAGCTATTGATCATGATCGATGCCGTCAAGCGTGCATCTGCGCGTACCGTAAACGTAGTCATCCCATACTACGGTTATGCACGCCAGGACCGTAAAGCACGTTCACGTGAGCCGATTACGGCCAAGCTCGTTGCCAACCTGCTCGAGACAGCCGGCGCGACGCGTGTTGTGGTCTTGGATCTTCACGCTCCGCAAATCCAAGGGTTCTTTGATATTTTGATTGACCATCTGGTAGCTGTGCCACTCCTATCCGATCATTTCCTGAACGATCCGAACATCGATCTCGAGAACGCGATCATCGTGTCGCCGGACCACGGCGGGGTTACGCGTGCCCGTAAAATGGCGGACCGCCTGAAAGCGCCGATTGCCATCATCGATAAGCGCCGCCCGCGCCCGAACGTTGCCGAAGTGATGAACATCGTCGGGAACGTCGAAGGCAAAACAGCAATTATCATCGACGACATCATCGATACGGCTGGAACGATTTCGATTGCAGCTAGCGCATTGATCGAAAGCGGAGCGAAAGAAGTATACGCTTGCTGTACGCATCCAGTGCTTTCGGGCCCTGCTGTCCAGCGCATCCAGGATTCCGTTATCAAGGAATTGGTCGTGACCAACTCGATCGCTCTTGCAGATGAGAAGAAAATCGACAAGATTAAACAATTGACGGTTGCACCGCTTCTTGCTGAAACCATTATCCGCGTACACGAACAGAAATCGGTCAGCACTTTATTTGATTGA
- the spoVG gene encoding septation regulator SpoVG has translation MEVTDVRLRRVQTDGRMRAIASITLDNEFVVHDIRVIDGNDGLFVAMPSKRTPDGEFRDIAHPINSGTRNKLQEAVLEAYGQSEEQAVLENAGI, from the coding sequence ATGGAAGTAACTGATGTAAGATTGCGCCGTGTCCAGACTGATGGACGCATGCGGGCAATCGCTTCAATCACGCTCGACAATGAATTCGTGGTGCACGACATCCGTGTCATCGATGGCAACGATGGATTATTTGTCGCCATGCCGAGTAAGCGGACACCGGACGGGGAGTTCCGCGATATTGCACATCCGATTAATTCCGGCACGCGCAATAAACTGCAAGAAGCCGTGCTCGAAGCATATGGACAAAGTGAAGAACAGGCAGTACTTGAGAATGCCGGCATCTGA
- the purR gene encoding pur operon repressor produces the protein MKWKRSERLVDMTHYLLEHPHQLIPLTYFSDLYQSAKSSISEDLGIVKETFEEKGIGLLMTVPGASGGVKYVPKMKDAEIRQVMDGLITELSQSDRLLPGGYLYMTDVLGNPQMMNRVGKVFASAFAGEKIDAIMTVATKGIPIAQAIARHLNVPVVIVRRDSKVTEGSTVSINYVSGSTRRIQTMVLSKRSMKSGQRVLITDDFMKVGGTMNGMKNLLEEFECTLAGVAVLVEAEHADERLVEKYLSLVKLDEVSEKDRTITLRAGNYFEGAD, from the coding sequence GTGAAATGGAAGCGCAGTGAACGCTTGGTCGACATGACGCATTATCTATTGGAACATCCGCATCAATTGATTCCGTTGACATATTTCTCGGATTTGTATCAGTCAGCGAAATCGTCGATCAGCGAGGACCTAGGCATCGTCAAGGAAACCTTTGAAGAAAAAGGCATCGGCCTGTTGATGACCGTGCCGGGGGCTTCGGGCGGCGTCAAATATGTACCGAAGATGAAAGATGCCGAGATTCGCCAAGTCATGGACGGATTGATTACGGAATTGAGCCAATCGGACCGGCTATTGCCGGGCGGTTATTTGTATATGACCGATGTGCTCGGCAACCCCCAAATGATGAACCGCGTCGGCAAAGTGTTTGCCAGCGCGTTTGCAGGCGAGAAAATCGATGCCATCATGACGGTCGCGACAAAAGGCATCCCGATTGCCCAGGCGATCGCGCGCCACTTGAATGTGCCGGTCGTCATCGTCCGCCGCGACAGCAAAGTGACGGAAGGCTCCACGGTCAGCATCAATTACGTCTCGGGCTCTACGCGCCGTATCCAGACGATGGTGCTGTCGAAACGCAGCATGAAGAGCGGACAGCGCGTGCTCATTACCGATGATTTTATGAAAGTCGGGGGCACGATGAACGGCATGAAGAACTTGCTGGAAGAATTCGAGTGTACATTAGCTGGCGTTGCAGTGCTCGTGGAAGCGGAGCATGCAGACGAACGCCTCGTGGAAAAATATCTCTCCCTCGTCAAATTGGACGAAGTCAGCGAAAAAGACCGGACCATTACATTGAGAGCCGGAAATTATTTTGAAGGAGCGGATTAA
- a CDS encoding RidA family protein: protein MKYVATDKAAAAIGPYSQGVISGNMFYSSGQIPLKADGELAQGGIAEQTHQVFGNLQAVLEEAGSSLQQVIKTTVFIKDMNDFAELNAVYASYFGDHKPARSTVEVARLPKDVKVEIEVIAKVAQ, encoded by the coding sequence ATGAAATACGTAGCGACAGACAAAGCAGCAGCGGCAATCGGGCCGTATTCCCAAGGCGTCATTTCAGGGAATATGTTCTATAGCTCGGGGCAGATTCCATTAAAAGCGGATGGAGAGCTCGCACAAGGCGGCATAGCGGAACAAACGCATCAAGTGTTCGGCAATCTTCAGGCTGTGTTGGAAGAAGCGGGATCGTCGCTTCAGCAGGTCATTAAGACGACGGTCTTCATCAAAGACATGAACGATTTTGCAGAACTGAACGCTGTTTATGCTTCTTATTTCGGGGATCACAAGCCAGCACGGTCCACAGTTGAAGTGGCACGCCTGCCAAAAGATGTGAAAGTAGAAATTGAAGTCATTGCGAAAGTTGCACAATAA
- the ispE gene encoding 4-(cytidine 5'-diphospho)-2-C-methyl-D-erythritol kinase, with amino-acid sequence MLYIKAPAKINLTLDVLYKRPDNYHEIEMIMTTVDLADRIGLQGTAKGIHIQSADRFVPNDSRNLAYQAAQLIKDTFNIKTGVIISLDKQIPVAAGLAGGSSDAAATLKGLNQLWQLNLSLDELAELGAKIGSDVSFCVYGGTALATGRGEVIEELPAPPHCWVILAKPSLGVSTADVYGAFNPDKADHPDTQAMIAALREGDYEAMCANLGNALESVTMNLHPEVGQIKEQMIKFGADAVLMSGSGPTVFGLVNQEARIPRIYNGLRGFCSEVYAVRLLGDREPLA; translated from the coding sequence ATGCTCTATATAAAAGCGCCTGCCAAAATCAATTTGACGCTGGATGTCTTGTACAAGCGTCCGGATAACTACCACGAAATCGAAATGATCATGACCACCGTCGACTTGGCGGACCGGATCGGCCTGCAAGGAACAGCGAAAGGCATACATATCCAGTCAGCGGACCGTTTTGTGCCGAATGACTCGCGCAATCTGGCGTACCAGGCTGCGCAATTGATCAAAGATACATTCAATATTAAGACAGGCGTTATTATCTCGCTCGATAAGCAAATTCCGGTAGCTGCGGGACTTGCCGGCGGCAGCAGCGATGCAGCAGCCACCTTGAAAGGGCTCAACCAGCTATGGCAATTGAATCTGTCACTCGATGAACTAGCGGAGCTGGGTGCGAAAATCGGTTCGGACGTGTCGTTTTGCGTATACGGCGGGACGGCGCTCGCGACAGGGCGTGGCGAGGTTATTGAAGAACTGCCGGCGCCTCCGCATTGCTGGGTCATTCTCGCCAAACCATCGCTCGGCGTCTCGACAGCGGATGTTTACGGGGCATTCAATCCGGACAAAGCGGATCATCCAGATACGCAAGCGATGATCGCGGCGCTGCGTGAAGGCGACTATGAAGCGATGTGCGCTAATCTCGGCAATGCGCTTGAGAGCGTGACGATGAATCTGCATCCTGAAGTCGGGCAGATCAAAGAGCAAATGATCAAATTCGGTGCCGATGCGGTGCTCATGAGCGGCAGCGGCCCGACCGTCTTTGGCTTGGTTAACCAGGAAGCGCGCATCCCGCGCATCTACAACGGCTTGCGCGGCTTCTGTTCCGAAGTGTACGCGGTACGCTTGCTCGGCGACCGGGAGCCTCTTGCTTAA
- the glmU gene encoding bifunctional UDP-N-acetylglucosamine diphosphorylase/glucosamine-1-phosphate N-acetyltransferase GlmU, translating into MDNTYAVILAAGQGTRMKSKLYKVLHPVCGMPMVEHVTGNIHQLGVEKIVTIVGHGAEKVKDQLGDMSEYALQEEQLGTAHAVQQAAPLIEGKAGTTIVVCGDTPLIRAETMQALIDHHKENSAKATILTAIAEDPAGYGRIIRGAAGSVEKIVEQKDASTEEQAVKEINTGTYCFDNEALFEALKNVSNDNVQGEYYLPDVIEILQKQGEIVAAHATDSFEETLGVNDRVALSQAETFLRRRIAEQHMRAGVSIIDPATAYISAQAKIGADTIIHPNVTIEGDTVIGEDCIITSNTRIVSSTIGDRTEIRSSEVYDSTIGNDTAVGPFAHIRPQSALGNEVKIGNFVEVKKAELGTGSKVSHLSYIGDALVGSGVNIGCGTITVNYDGKNKHLTTIEDDSFIGCNSNLIAPVTIGKGSYVAAGSTISKDVPNEAMAIGRARQENKEGYASKLNRK; encoded by the coding sequence ATGGATAATACATATGCGGTAATTTTGGCGGCCGGACAAGGCACGCGCATGAAATCGAAATTGTATAAAGTACTTCACCCGGTGTGCGGCATGCCGATGGTAGAGCATGTAACGGGGAATATCCACCAGCTTGGCGTCGAGAAAATCGTCACGATCGTCGGGCACGGAGCGGAGAAAGTAAAAGACCAGTTGGGAGACATGAGCGAATATGCACTCCAGGAAGAGCAGCTTGGCACAGCCCACGCCGTGCAGCAAGCAGCACCGCTAATCGAAGGGAAAGCAGGGACGACGATCGTCGTGTGCGGCGATACACCATTGATCCGTGCAGAAACGATGCAGGCACTCATCGACCATCACAAAGAAAACAGTGCTAAAGCGACCATCCTGACGGCTATTGCTGAAGACCCAGCAGGTTACGGCCGTATCATCCGGGGTGCTGCGGGAAGCGTCGAGAAGATCGTCGAGCAAAAAGACGCATCGACTGAAGAGCAAGCCGTAAAAGAAATCAATACCGGAACCTATTGTTTTGATAATGAAGCTTTGTTTGAAGCTTTGAAAAACGTATCCAACGATAATGTTCAAGGCGAATATTATTTGCCGGACGTCATCGAGATCCTGCAGAAACAAGGCGAAATCGTTGCGGCACACGCGACCGATAGCTTCGAAGAGACGCTCGGCGTCAATGACCGCGTCGCGCTGAGCCAAGCGGAAACGTTCCTTCGCCGCCGCATCGCTGAACAGCATATGCGCGCTGGCGTATCAATCATCGACCCGGCAACAGCGTATATCAGTGCGCAGGCGAAAATCGGGGCTGATACAATTATCCATCCGAATGTCACCATCGAAGGCGATACAGTCATCGGGGAAGATTGCATCATCACGTCGAATACGCGCATCGTCAGCAGCACCATCGGCGACCGCACGGAAATCCGCAGCTCCGAAGTATATGACAGCACGATCGGAAATGACACGGCTGTCGGGCCATTCGCTCATATCCGTCCGCAATCCGCGCTCGGAAATGAAGTGAAGATCGGCAATTTCGTGGAAGTGAAAAAAGCTGAGCTTGGTACAGGCAGCAAAGTGTCTCATTTGAGCTATATTGGAGATGCTCTTGTAGGCAGCGGGGTCAATATCGGCTGCGGCACGATCACGGTCAATTACGACGGCAAGAACAAGCACCTCACGACCATTGAAGATGATTCATTCATTGGCTGCAACTCGAATTTGATTGCACCGGTGACTATCGGCAAAGGTTCTTATGTCGCGGCAGGGTCGACCATCTCGAAAGATGTGCCTAATGAGGCCATGGCAATCGGCCGGGCGCGCCAGGAAAATAAAGAAGGCTACGCAAGTAAACTAAACCGCAAATAA
- a CDS encoding 50S ribosomal protein L25/general stress protein Ctc, which produces MAIKMTAAKRETGKPHSALTDLRGEGHVPGVVYGYKMETTPIAVSEIDLIKTLRESGRNGVISLEIGGKSTNVVLSDYQMDSLKGSFKHVDFLAINMSEEIDVDATVHLIGESPGEKEGGVVTQPNREVHIRVKPSDIPDSVDIDISELAIGDSVSVSDIRDKFSFEILNDDDFLLISVTAPRTEEELEELETTDEGEEPEVIGDNEEEAAGEEKE; this is translated from the coding sequence ATGGCTATCAAAATGACAGCAGCGAAACGAGAAACAGGAAAACCGCATTCGGCATTGACCGATTTGCGCGGCGAAGGCCACGTGCCTGGCGTCGTATACGGCTACAAAATGGAAACGACACCGATTGCCGTATCCGAAATCGACTTGATCAAAACTTTGCGTGAATCTGGGCGTAATGGCGTCATCAGCTTGGAAATCGGCGGCAAGAGCACAAACGTCGTATTGAGCGATTACCAAATGGATTCATTAAAAGGCAGCTTCAAGCACGTCGACTTCTTGGCAATCAATATGTCTGAAGAAATCGATGTTGATGCAACTGTTCACTTGATCGGCGAATCGCCAGGCGAAAAAGAAGGCGGCGTTGTGACGCAGCCGAACCGCGAAGTTCATATTCGCGTCAAGCCGAGCGATATTCCGGATTCTGTCGATATCGATATCAGCGAGCTCGCAATCGGCGACTCTGTGTCGGTCAGCGACATCCGCGACAAATTCAGCTTCGAAATCTTGAACGACGATGACTTCCTGTTGATTTCTGTTACAGCACCACGTACAGAAGAAGAGCTAGAAGAGCTTGAAACAACAGACGAAGGCGAAGAGCCTGAAGTGATCGGCGACAACGAAGAAGAAGCAGCCGGCGAAGAAAAAGAATAA